A region from the Rhinoderma darwinii isolate aRhiDar2 chromosome 2, aRhiDar2.hap1, whole genome shotgun sequence genome encodes:
- the LOC142741606 gene encoding uncharacterized protein LOC142741606 — translation MKIMNRKHQTFCVDTNQELRNALDTWNLVEEDVLGACVPYFIQEKAAEDLFTYTDVFQKAILSNLLPSQYNAAMCRFFIRVIQYRRDAAHYLKEYMINVLCEHLKVEYMKGEYYSYAMTKKVIVWLSILHLEAVVGELRYNIVYEDFNAAIVDTLIEVTSLCAPVIMPHILDMLPVLSRVVKDAPDQQSKETLCYAIRRFSGSVQEYIVKGGSCKVQLMKAISNMKANISTWLPDVHAELQDSTKVALEFFTVPESSENQPTEPVDDELQTLPHAELLEKYREQVAAENKEQEDTEKQRIEMNTLVTSLVSGRKITKDFLQFLLNALKNADPKAKMTAAMFFNEALQHPRLIKQKYQECAIQHLLKFIEEDDNILCSIAMEALGNATIGATRLVESYKNKIIAHMEFRLSNTSNTKIIMTALRVLSSIIRSLKLSVLSRQFIKISRQHMDYQDGEVQIAAINLLRDLTESCRLPLYGYFTDKVRSFIPTLLLKLHSDNQEIVAASTSSLQSCLSYIKGANIRGFFRTEISPNISDLKSIYSCLAHNHPKLMKTLLLQTPSYLVNSEDKEAVVRHVEFLKDAINHNVMKDLDLYRLSLALATLHCEGFSCNIRKATERVVSILATKWFYIGSANK, via the coding sequence atgaagatcatgaatagaaaacatcagacattctgtgtggacacaaatcaagagctcagaaatgctttggacacctggaatttggtggaagaagacgtcttaggagcctgtgtcccttatttcatccaggagaaggcggctgaagatctcttcacttatacggatgtgtttcagaaagccattctgagtaacctgttaccatctcaatacaacgccgccatgtgccgcttcttcatcagagtaatccagtacagaagagacgcggcacactacctgaaggaatatatgatcaatgtgctatgtgagcacttgaaggtggagtacatgaagggagaatactattcctacgccatgactaagaaggttatcgtctggctgagcatcctccatctcgaagcggtggtcggggaactgagatacaacatcgtttatgaggatttcaatgctgccattgtcgacactttaatagaagtgacatctctgtgtgctccagtcatcatgccacacatcttggacatgctgccagtgctgagcCGAGTGGTCAAAGACGCTCCTGACCAACaatctaaggagacgttgtgctatgctataagacgtttcTCCGGCAGCgtccaagaatatattgtgaagggtggcagctgcaaagtgcaacttatgaaagccataagcaacatgaaggccaacatttccacctggttgcctgatgtccatgctgagcttcaagactccaccaaagttgccctggaattctttactgtacccgaatcatcggagaaccagccgaccgagccggtcgatgacgagttacagacccttcctcacgccgagctcctagaaaagtacagggagcaagttgcggcggagaataaggaacaggaagatacagagaagcagcgtattgaAATGAACacgcttgtgacatctctggtatctggcaggaaaataacaaaagatttcctcCAGTTTCTGCTgaatgccctgaagaatgcggacccaaaggccaaaatgacagcagctatgttcttcaatgaggctttgcagcatccaagacttataaagcagaaataccaagagtgcgcaatccaacatctgctgaagttcatagaagaggacgataacatcttgtgcagcatcgccatggaggcactggggaatgccaccatcggagctacaagactggtggagagctataagaataagatcattgcccacatggagtttagactatcaaacACCAGCAACACCAAGATCATCATGACGGCACTGAGGGTGCTGTCTTCCATTATCAGAagcctgaagctttctgtcctcagtagacaattcattaaaatatcccggcAGCATATGGACTATCAGGAcggagaagtccagattgcggccataaacctgttaagagatctgacagagagctgccgccttccgcTGTATGGATATTTTACAGATAAAGTCAGGAGCTTTATACCAACTTtgctcctgaaattacatagtgacaaccaggagattgtagcagccagtacttcatctctgcagagctgcctctcctacataaaaggagccaacattcggggatttttccggacggaaatctctccaaacatcagtgacctgaaatccatctacagctgtctggctcataaccacccaaaattgatgaagaccctGCTCCTCCAGACcccaagctatctggtcaactcagaggacaaggaggccgtagtcagacatgttgaatttcttaaagatgccatcaaccataATGTCATGAAAGACCTGGACTTATATcgtctcagcctagctctggccacactgcactgcgaaggcttctcatgtaatatcagaaaagccactgaaagggtcgtctccatcctggccaccaagtggttttacatcggcagtgccaacaaataa